Proteins co-encoded in one Gemmatimonadaceae bacterium genomic window:
- a CDS encoding ATPase, T2SS/T4P/T4SS family has product MHWLEGAVARAGLAGASSLSIPGDVGNIEAWDIASRTLGLAPLDLAGRVASQFGLRVAEFERTDPRALALLPERLARRYHVFPLREDDRHIYVATADPTDIEVEHAIGFASGRRPVFELAPPNIIEDALLSGYSADRMVENLLTTVDSQIADAVRVVDDLEPEAVDLTEVETGPVVKLTNLILRDAVMHGVSDVHIEPGPKGGTVRFRIDGVMRQHMHLPMAALNRVVSRIKVLGRMDIANRIVAQDGRAKVAIEGRNYDLRISTVPTRDAEKAVIRVLRPENARRLEEVGITPRELARMRQLLACRDGIVIVTGPTGSGKTTTLYSAIKEIATGHVNIMTVEDPIEYELPGITQIQVETKRGVTFASSLRAILRQDPDVIFVGEIRDLETAEVAAQAALTGHLVLATLHTNDAMSAVTRLADLGLDRQTIATCLRGCLAQRLVRRVCPDCAQPLLGSLTEEEERLSAQFGVLPLSRAAGCKRCGNTGYRGRLPLIEVAIVTPSIADLIATGATAAQLQHAAIAAGMAPLRDVAVARVRRGETTLQEIERVLGDQLEDTPDRTGPPGILIVNPDPAWRRMARALLEGGGFRVTEAMDAETAAQFMHDGLQFSFVVTEASLPMLASPVRQDLLTAGSGAGDPPIDAVADAPLGGPTNGHSDAPASPGGAVDWTRFAGAVQNAVRRTVH; this is encoded by the coding sequence ATGCATTGGCTCGAAGGCGCGGTTGCGCGTGCAGGTCTGGCAGGAGCGTCCTCGCTCTCGATTCCCGGCGACGTCGGCAACATCGAGGCGTGGGACATCGCATCGCGCACGCTCGGCTTGGCCCCGCTCGACCTCGCCGGCCGCGTGGCCTCGCAGTTCGGGTTGCGCGTGGCCGAATTCGAGCGCACCGACCCTCGTGCGCTGGCGCTGCTGCCCGAGCGGCTCGCGCGCCGCTATCATGTCTTCCCGCTGCGCGAAGACGACCGCCACATCTACGTGGCCACGGCCGACCCCACCGACATCGAAGTCGAGCACGCCATCGGCTTCGCGTCGGGACGCCGTCCCGTGTTCGAGTTGGCGCCGCCCAACATCATCGAGGATGCGCTGCTCTCCGGCTACTCCGCCGATCGCATGGTGGAGAACCTGCTCACCACCGTGGACTCGCAGATCGCCGACGCGGTGCGGGTGGTGGACGACCTGGAGCCGGAAGCGGTGGATCTCACCGAGGTCGAGACCGGGCCGGTCGTCAAACTCACCAACCTGATCCTGCGCGACGCCGTGATGCACGGCGTGAGCGACGTGCACATCGAGCCCGGGCCCAAGGGCGGCACGGTGCGGTTCCGCATCGACGGCGTGATGCGGCAGCACATGCACCTGCCGATGGCGGCGCTCAACCGCGTCGTGTCGCGCATCAAGGTGCTCGGCCGCATGGACATCGCCAACCGCATCGTGGCGCAGGACGGACGCGCCAAGGTGGCGATCGAAGGCCGCAACTACGATCTGCGCATCTCCACAGTGCCCACGCGCGACGCCGAGAAGGCGGTGATCCGCGTGCTGCGCCCGGAGAACGCGCGTCGCCTGGAAGAGGTGGGGATCACGCCGCGCGAGTTGGCCCGCATGCGCCAGCTGCTCGCCTGCCGCGACGGCATCGTGATTGTCACCGGCCCAACGGGGTCGGGCAAGACCACCACGCTCTACTCGGCGATCAAGGAGATCGCCACCGGTCATGTGAACATCATGACGGTCGAGGATCCGATCGAGTACGAGCTGCCGGGCATCACGCAGATCCAGGTGGAGACCAAGCGCGGCGTGACCTTCGCCAGTTCGCTGCGGGCCATCCTGCGCCAGGATCCGGACGTCATCTTCGTGGGCGAGATCCGCGATCTGGAAACCGCCGAAGTGGCGGCGCAGGCGGCGCTCACGGGCCATCTCGTGCTGGCCACGCTGCACACCAACGACGCGATGAGCGCCGTCACCCGCCTCGCCGATCTCGGCCTCGACCGGCAGACCATCGCCACCTGTCTGCGCGGCTGTCTGGCGCAGCGCCTCGTGCGCCGCGTCTGCCCCGACTGCGCGCAGCCGCTGCTCGGCTCGCTCACCGAGGAGGAGGAGCGGTTGTCGGCGCAGTTCGGCGTGCTCCCGCTGTCGCGCGCCGCCGGGTGCAAGCGCTGCGGCAACACCGGCTATCGCGGGCGGCTCCCGCTGATCGAAGTGGCCATCGTCACGCCGAGCATCGCCGACCTGATCGCCACCGGCGCCACGGCGGCGCAGTTGCAGCACGCCGCGATCGCCGCCGGCATGGCGCCGCTCCGCGACGTGGCCGTGGCGCGCGTCCGGCGCGGCGAGACCACGCTGCAGGAGATCGAGCGCGTGCTGGGCGATCAGCTCGAAGACACCCCGGACCGCACCGGCCCGCCGGGCATCCTGATCGTCAATCCCGATCCCGCATGGCGCCGCATGGCGCGGGCCCTGCTCGAGGGGGGCGGCTTCCGCGTGACCGAAGCGATGGACGCCGAGACTGCGGCGCAGTTCATGCACGACGGGCTGCAGTTCTCGTTCGTGGTCACCGAGGCCTCGCTCCCCATGCTCGCCTCGCCGGTGCGGCAGGATCTGCTCACGGCCGGCAGCGGCGCGGGCGACCCGCCCATCGACGCGGTGGCCGACGCGCCGTTGGGCGGCCCCACCAATGGACACTCCGACGCGCCGGCGTCGCCCGGTGGCGCGGTGGACTGGACGCGGTTTGCCGGCGCCGTGCAGAACGCGGTGCGCCGCACCGTTCACTGA